A window of Candidatus Peribacteraceae bacterium genomic DNA:
ATTTCCTGGAAGCGCCCCGAGGACCAGGTGCGGTATTCTTCCGGCCACTCCGTCACACATCCCTCCACCTGTGCGGCTGCGGAGGCGGATGAGCCGGGGAGGGTCTCCAGCTTGGCGAGCAAGGCGGCAAGGGCGTCGCGCTCCGCTTCCGTGGAGGTCATGGTCCCGTAGGAAACGTCGGATTGGTACAGCGCGGCGAGCGCCTCGTCCATCACTTCCACGGTGCAGCCGTAGCGCCGGTCCACGCTCACATCCGCGTACTTGGTGCTGAAGGGGCAGAGCCGTTCCTCCGCGATCCGCTCCCGCTCACCCGGCGGGTCGAAGCTGTGGGCGGCGCTCCACTCGGTATCCTCCGCGCCCGGCAGCGTGCCGCCCCATTCCACCACCTGCAGGCGTTCGTTGAGGAATTCATACAGGCTCGAGAGCCGCAGGACGGAGAGGGTCTTCTTCGCGTCGCGCGCCTGCTTGAGGAGCCCGCGCACCTTCTCCATCTCCTGCAGGATGAGGGAGATGTCCGCGAACTGGCACGCCGTCATCTGCGAGAGGCGCAATTGCTCCGCCGTGCGCGTGATGGCGGTATCGCGGGTGCCGAACACGGCCGACATCCCCGTCTGCAGCCAGCTCCACATATCATCCGCGTTCCAGGCGGCGGTGCCGCCGGTGGCGGTGAGGGCTTCTTCCGCAATGTGCGCCCGCTCCAATACGCGGCGGGTGTAGGCGGAGACGCCGTATTCCTGTGCGTGCAGGGAGGGGGGAAGGAGGAGAAAAGAGGCGGTTCCCACGGCGAAGCACCAAGCACCAATGACCAATGACCAATGATGGAATAATTTGGCACTTGGCACTTGGCACTTGGTCATTGGTGCTTTCGCCGGTGCTAGGAGTGTGGAGAAGCGCATGCGGTTGTCATTGGGAACAGACCATCAGGTCCTCCTGGGGATTAAGGGGGCACATCGCCGTGGGGAACGTGTTCATGGCCATCTGCCGGAGCACGTCCACCGTGGTGCGCAGCGTGCCGTTGATGGCGGCGCTCACGAGGCGCAGGTACTCGCGTTCGAGCGTCGTTCCCCGGTCCAGACCCTGCGCCTCCGCCGCTTCCAAGTATTCCTCCTGCGCATGCGTGTCCCACTCGCGGGTGAGGGAGAGGCCGGTGAAGGCGGCCATCACGTTGGTGAGGGCGAGGGAGGCGGAGGGGGAGGTTTGGCAGAGCACGGGGGGGAGGGTGGGGGGACGGCCGCGGCTTTGGCAGTATTGGAGCAGCAGTTCCTTGGCCCGCGCTTCCGGATTGTAGGCGGGGAAGACGGGGAGGGCTGCTGCGGCGGGGATCTTGAGCGGTTCCGGTTCGGGATCCGGTTCCCGACAGTGGTCCCAGGGGGAAGTGTCTTCCTGCGCCACCAGCGGATCCCTCTTGGGGATCACCGTGTGGCCGTACGTACGCTCGGCGCACTCGCGCACGAAGCATGCGTGCCCGATGACGGTGTAGGGGTACGACGCCTCTCCTCCCGGTTGGCAGGGTTGCGCGGAGGAGGCGGAAGAAGAGGAGCGCAGTTGCTTGCAGATATCCCGCAGGGCGTTCGCGCCCGTGGAAGAGGAGGGCGGGGAGCACGGCGAGAGGATGATGGTGTTGTCCTTGGGGGGAGGCGGCGGTTCCAGACAGCTCCCCGTCCCCATGGTCCGCCGCGTGCGCGTACTGCACAGGAAGCCTTGCCTTCCGCTCAAGCTGTCGCACAGGCCGCTGCCGCCCGCGGCGAGCGCATCGCCTTCCGGTGAACGCACGGGCGGGGGCGGGTACGTGCCGCCGACGATGGCGGTGTTCTCGTCCGCGAGCAGGGAAGGCAGGACGGGGTTGAGGGCGGTATCCCACCGCAGGCCGACGTCTTGCAGGGGGAGCGCGTCCTCTCCCGGCACATCCTTGCTCCCGTCCCGGACGTACGCCCAGGCGAACACGTTCTCCCGCAGGGGCAGGAGTGCCATGGCGATTTCCCCCGCGAGCAAAGGAGGGTCCACCTTCCGCACCACGGCGTTGCGCAAATCCCTGAGGGAGCGCTCCACGTCGGGGGGGCGTGCGAAGAGGTATTGGCGTTCCGTGCCGGGGCCGCTCTGCCGGTCCGGATCCGTGGCGGCGCTCTTCTGCTCCACGAAGGAGAGGCCGTACTGGTAACGCCAGACGGCGGCGGTGCGCTGCTCTTCCCGCGGGAGCGATTGCAGCGTCCCGTCCAGCGACTGCAGCAGCATCATGGTCTCCTCGTCATTCCCCAGCGAGAGGAGCCGCAGTTGCGGCAGGGAGGTGGAAGAGGCGTTGAGCGGAATGCCCCACACCTGCAGCACTTCCAGGTAGGCGGCCGAGAGTTCGCTGGGCTGCACGCTGAAGGAACTGATGGGTTCCTCGTAGTGCGTCGCGGTCACTTGGAGGCGGCGGCCGAGGCGGAGGGTTGCCGTTTCCCGCTCCGCGATCTTCCGGATGGCGTCGTAAGCCGATTGGCAGCGGCCGGAGTAGTTGATCCCCAGCTTGGCGCAGAGCGGGTGCGGCGGGGCGAGGGATTCCAGCACGGCGCGCACGTCTTCCGGCGTCAGCGGCGTAAGGCCGGGGTCGTTGGCGGCCGCCCAGGCGTTGAAGGCGTGCGCGGCGAAGGCCGCCACGTCATCGGGGATGCGCTGCTCTTCCAGCACCATCCGGCTCACCTGTTCGAACAGCCCCTCCTTGGCTGCGGCCGTGCCCGCTGCAAGCGGCAGGAGCACGGAGAGCGCGCCGATGAGGGCAAAGGTTTTCCTCACGGGGACAAAGGGGAACGGTCGGCGTCGGCGGGGAAGTGCCGCAGGGTGCCGCGCACATCCCAGGTGCGGACGGGAATGCAGGCGCTCGCCTCTCCCAGGAGGCCGAACAGGTTGCGCAAGTCCTTGGACGCGCGGTTGAGACAGAGGAAGGACCGTTCGAGGGGCGCAAGCTTTTCGCTCCCCAACGTGATGAGGAGGGTGCGGCGCAGGGATTCGCGCAGGGCGGCGAGCCGGTTGTCTCCCAGCCGGAACCACTCGAAGGTCGCCATGGCGTTCGTGGCGGGTTGCGCGGTGGCGGAATTCCGTTGGAGGTCGAGCGGGAGCAGGATGCCTTTCTCCTTCAGTGCGCAGCCGTAGGCTTCCAAGTAATCCAGCAGCACCGGATGCACGTCCGACGCGAAGAGCGGCTGCTTGTCTTGCCACTGGGGGAGGCGGGAGGCCAGCCTCTGCAGCGCGGGGGAGGCGAGGGTTTTGGCGTCGTCGGTGCAGGAGAGGGGGCTCTCGTCTTCCATTTCATCCAGGATGTCCGTCACCGTGCGGGAGAAATCCTCATCCCATCCCCTCCCCTCCGGATCGTTCCTGTTCTCCGGGAAGAGCGCGGGAATGCGCCGGCAGGGCGGGAGGCCGGCGATGGCGGAAGCGGAGCTCCCCTCCTCCCCCGTGAGCTGCGCGCGGAAACGGGGCCCGCGGGAAACCACGGTGAGCGTGGCTCCCAGCAGCAGGGCTGCCAGCAGCAGGGCGGAGAGCCGGGGGAAGGGCTTACTCTTCTTGTGCACAATGGGAGAGGAAACAGGAAATGCCGCTCCACTGCCCCACGAAGGAGGTCACCTGGCGGAACGGTTGGACGAAGGGGAAGCGCACGATGTTGAGGAACGGTTCCAGGTAGCCGGCGAACTGGCGCAGGGTACGGTGCGAAGCGTCCTCGTGCGCCAGGAAGAGGAGCTTGGATTCCTGGAAGAGGATCAGGTCTTCCGCGACGGGCCCGCAGTAGTGGGGGAGGGTGGCCTGGTCGTTGAGGATGAAGGTGACGGGATTGGGGACGCAACGGTTGAGGACAGGCAGTTCCATCTCACGGCATCCGGGGACGGTTACCTTCACGGTGGCGCTGTTCCCATCCGCCCTCTTCATAAGCGCCAGTTCCGCAGCTTTGCACACGCTCTCCACGCGGCACAGGAAGGCGCGGAAGCTCTGCGTGAGGTGCGGGAGAAGGTCCGAAGTGAGCGCCTTGCGCGTTTCCAGGATGCCGGGGAAAGGGACGGCGGGCGAGCCGGTCCCGGGCGCGGGGAGCAGGTCGTACGCGGTGGCGCCGTCCATGTCCGCGTTGCTCATGGTGGCGCCGCTCGATGCCCACGTGTCCTCCTCCGTTTTCAAGTAGAGGGTACCGTCGAACGCCGTCCGCGTGGCGCCCTCCGGCTCATCCGCGGCGCGCTTGGTCCCGAAGAGTCGGGCATCGAACACGGCGCTCTCCCGCTTGAGGAACGCGTTGATCTGCGATCGGCAGAGCGCGGCGCCGTCGGGCGCCGCTTGCGCCAGCGCCGTGCCCGGCAGGGAGAGGGCGAGGAGAAAGGAAGCCGCGAGGAGCGCGGGGAATGCCTTTGTTGTCAGGCTGGGGTGCTTCACCTGCGGGAGGAAGAAGAGGAAGAAGCGGAAGCGGCGGGGTTCAGTTCCAGGCGCACGTTCCCGGGGACGGGGTACGACTCGTAGAGGTCGGAGGGGGAGACGATATCGAACGGCGGGGCCGCGGGGCCCATGGGAACCAGCGACCCGTCGCGGTTGAGCGTCTCGTCCCGCATGTCCCTCCGCAGGTCCGCGAGGGAGGAGGCGGTCCCTTCCGTGGTGCCCGCCGGGAGCGTGATGCGCAAACCCTGACGGATCAGCTTCTCCTGCAGCAGGCACTGGTCCACATCCTCCCATCCGGGGTAGGGGCAGGAGGGCGCCGAGGAGAGCGAGGAGGCCGTGCCTGCGGGGTCCGTTCCGTTGTCCAGGAACGCGCCGACGGGGGACCAGATACGCATGAAGATGCGCCAGAGCATGGTCTCCGGGAAGACGCAGCCGTCCGTTCCCATCACGGGGCAGGCGAGGTCCGGATGCTTCTCCTCCACCCAGATGAGGTCATCGTAGCGGTCGCGGACCGCGCGCAAATCACCGGCGAGCTGCCGGAACTTCTCCGTGAGTTCTCGGTAGGACACGGTGGTGCCGGCAGGTTCCGCCCCGTACCGCGCCTCGATGCTCACCGCCGGAGGGGCGGACACGCCCGGCAGGGGCGGCACGGTGGGCAGGTCCGGGAGTGAGGGAGGAAGGCCCGTGGCTTGGGGGGAGGGCGGGAGGGGGAGGTTGATGGCCACTTGCACCGGCTTGAGGACGGGGATGCGGAGGGCGGCGGCGTCCTCCATGCCTTCGTAGAAGATGTCGCTGAAGTCGAAAACGAGGTGGCGGGGGGAAGGCGGGATGGCGGGTAGGGGGAACTCCTTCTCCAGTTCGATCCAGTCGATGGCCGGCACCGCATCCTCCGCGCGCAGCGGCGGCGTGGTGCGGTCGGCTTTGCAGTAGGTGGCGTTCACCTGGCCCGCGCGGACGGCGGCTTCCTTCAGTTCCCTCCACGCGTCGAAGAGTTCCCGCTTTTCCCCCTCCTGTCCCATCAGCGCTTGGTACGGCGCCATGCGCGAAGCCACCCAGGCGTCGATGGCGTCACTCAGGCTCTCGCGGCGGTTCAGGACGGTGGCGAGGGCGTTGGGCAGCGCGGCGCGGAGCGCCCTGAACTCCGTGATCTGCTCGCGGTACCGCCCGAGTTTCGCAAGGAGCGCATCCACTTCTTCCCCCACCGGAAGGTTGAGGAGACGGCGCTGCTCCTTCCATCCCTGCCACGCTTCCGTCACCGTCTGGATTTCCGATTCCGAGAGCAGGGGGACCACCACGGGCACCACGTCTTCTTCGGCGCGCGCGAACACGGCCTGCCGCAGGATCTCGCGCACGGCGTCCAACAGCCCCGCCTGCAGCGGCACCGTGACGCTCGTGATGTCGCGCGCGGCGGCGGAGGTGCGGGGGCCGAAAAGGCGCGCGAGCTCGTCCTCCGAACTCACGAGGGGGAGGATGAGTTCCACGGTGGGGGGGAACCCCTCCATCTGCCGCTCGAGCCGCTGCAGCACCGTGACGTACTTGGACGTCTCGCCGAAGGGAGGGACGGGGTCCGTGGGAGGGAGCGCGGGGGCGTTGAAGCGACTCACGCCCTTCGCTTTCCGTGGATCCGTCGTCAACCCTTCCGGATCCAGCGTGAATCCCCCCGCATTCTCCCCGGAGGGAAGCGCGTCGTCGGCGTTCCATTCCACGTCATCCTCCACTGTGCGCGTCCGCAACTTCTCCAGCTGCAGGTCGTCGGCGATGCAGGTGCGGTGGCTCGGGTCGTCGGGGTTGAGGGTCTTCTCCCGGTACCAGTTGTAACAGGCGAGCTGCACTCGGATATCGTCCCTTTCTTCTTCCTCCGGCGCCTGCGTCCGGGGAATTTCCGCCAGGTCATGCGTGGCCGTGTAGCGTCGGTACAAAGAATCATACAGGCGGATGTCGCCGTACAGGTCCTTGGGCGGGTCGAATTCCGGGCGCAGGGAGCGCCCCTCCAGCGACCGGCATTGGTCCCCCGTGCAGGGCATGCAGTTGCGGTGTTCATGGTCTTCCCCTTTGGTCCAGAAGGCGGCGCACTCCTCGCGCGGGAAGCGCACGTCCGGCTTCCCGTCCGTCCATACCCATCCGAAGTCGGCGTGCAGTATGGAACCGGTTTCCGATCCCATCCACTGGGCGTCATGTTCCTCGTCCCAGTCGCCCGTGCACTGGTACTTCTCGCCCACGTACGCGTACGCGATGGGCTTGGTGGGGGCGCACTCCGGGCTGCTCCCGGGGCACGAATGGCAGTCAGCCGAGACCACGGCGTTGTCCGTGGAATGGATTTCCGTGTGGCATCCGACGAAGACGGAGTTCCCCGCCTCGTCCTCCGCGAAGTCCGCGATGTGCACTTCGCACGCCGTGGCGCGGTACACCTTGTAGCGCATCGCGTCGTTCACTCCTTGGCAGTAATTCACGCACCCTTGGGGGTCGCTGCAGGGCGGATTCGATTCCCGTTGCAGGCGGCACGCGTCGTGCCACCAGTACGCGCTGAACACCAAGCCTTCGGCCGTTTCGGGGTACGGGTTGCTCGCCGTATCTTCCCCGGTGGGGCGGTCGCGCCAGGTCGCGGGACGCAGCGGCACGCCGTACACCTTCGTCATGTAGTCATCCTCCTGCTCTCCGGGAACGCGGAAGCCGCAGTTGGCTTTCTCCAATTCCCGCGGGATCCCCTGCTCCACCACTCCCATCATTCCCCCCTTCTCCCGTTCCCCCGGCACCTCGTAGAGCGCGCTGGAACTCCCCGGCAGGAGCATGGCGAAGAGGAAGGCCAGTACAGTCGGCTTCACATATCTCCGGCGCGGAAAGGATGGAAGGAGAGGCAAGGGTTGCCCCTCATCATAGTCCGTGGGTTTACCGCTTCAGATAGCCACGTTATCTACATATTGTACGCTGTTCGTCGAGCCCTCACGCTCCTCTCCGGATTTTGTAGGGGGAACGGTGATACAGAGGAAGTATCAGGCAATAATCCGGAAGAGAATCTAGGGAAAAGAATTGAAGGGATATAACCGTGGGGTGTACCTTTGTCCACGTCACGCTTTTCAGTGACCTCCTCTACTTCCATTCCCCCTCAGCAACATGTTCTCCTTCAACCGCGTGTCCATCATCGGCTACCAAACACAACCGCTCACCGTCCGCCAAACGCCTTCCGGCACCAGCGTGACGGATTTGAACTTGGTCGTTCCCTACACGTTCCGCGCCGAGAGCGGAGAAATTCTGGAGGGGAAGGGTTTCCACACCGTCACTCTCTGGGGTCCCATGGCCGACGTGGCGGGGCGCTACCTCAAGGCCGGCAGCCAGGTCTTCATTTCCGGCCGGTTGCAGACCGACAGCTGGGACGATGAGAAGACGGGCGAGAAGCGCTCCAAGACCAAGATCATCGGCCTCGACATGATCATGCTGGACCCCAAGGACGGCTTGCATCCGCACGATGGCCCCGCCTCCCTTCGCGCCGCGCTCAACCGCGCCGAAGTGATCGGCAATGTGACGCGCGATCCCGAGATCCGCACCACCACCGGCGGCCAGCAGGTGCTCACGCTGGGCGTGGCCACCAACGAGAAGTGGAAGGACAAGGGATCCGGGGAAATGCGCGAGCGCACGGAGTTCCACAACGTGGTCATCTGGGGAGCGCTGGCGCAGGAAGTCGCCAAGATGCTCAAGAAAGGGAATAAGGCGTACGTGTGCGGCCGCGTGCAGACGCGCAGTTGGGAGACGAAGGACGGGCAGAAGCGCTACACCACCGAGATCGTCGCCGACCAAGTGAACATGCTCGGCACGCGCCACCCGCTGGCGGATACCTCCATTTCCACGGAAGTGGCGGCGGGAGGGGTCCGTGCCGCGGCTCCCGCTTCCGCAGCGGCAGCAGCAGACTCCCCCTCCGTTGACGTTCCCGAAGTGGCGTATGCGTCCGAGATCAAGGTGGAGGATCTTCCTTTCTAGTAGAGCGTCCGATCTCATGAAGTCTAACGAGCGGTGCTTGAATCTTTGCCACCTTTTCCGGCGAAAAGGTGGCGCCAAACGCCGGCGCGCCGAACTCCCCTCCGCCCGGCCCTGTGCCTCCTCGTCAGCCCCTCCAAGGTTTCGGGGCTGACTCGTCGGTTGCCATGTCGAAACAGGGCCTTCCCCTACACCCCCCGCGGCGCGCCACCCCCTGTCCAAACAGGGAGTAGATGAGCCCTTTTGCCGCTTGTATCTGTTCTACAGATGCATATTGAAGATCGAACTCTACGGAGCGTTATTCTCTTCCATTGACAGGTCATCACGAAGTCATAGCATAGGCAGCCTATGTCGCACGAAACGGATGGTCCCTTCGGCAGAGGATTCAACGGGGATTACCATAATCGTTTTCCATCCCGTTCCCTTCCGCCGGAGTCGTTGGACGAAACCGCTGCTCCAACCGTCATCGAAATAACAAACGCCATTGCCTCCAAAATCATGTCAGCAGCCAATTGCAGCAAGAGTCCTCTCCATGTACTTCTCTTGGTGAAAGGGGGGCAAGGTCATGTCTACGCTTACGATGACGCGCATTGTACTGCTGCGGTCAAGATAGTCGGATTGCATCTATCCAATCCAGAGTTGGGTCTCGAGTGGTCCGATGCAGCGATCCTTTCAGAAAAAATCCGGCAAGCGCAGAAGGAGGGAAAAGCAACACAACTGCCGCCGGATGATTCTCAAAGTTGAACGATCCCCCCGTCCTCTCCAATCAACCGCATCTCGATCCCCTGCAGCGCGGGGACTTTCCCGCGGACCGTCTTGATCAGCGCCGTGAGGTCCGTGAACGTCCCGCCGCCCGCGTTGATGAGGAAGTTGGCGTGCTTGTCGCTGATCTGCACGCCGCCGACCTTCAATCCTTTCAAAGCCGCCTTGTCGATCAGCTGCCAGGCGGGCGTCCCCTCCACGGCCTTGAAGCACGAGCCGGCGGTGAGGCGGTGCGGCTGGGTTTCGATGCGTTTTTTGAGGAGCGCGTTGATATCCGCCTTGATTTCCGCGGCGGGACGCGAAGGAAGGGTGAGTGTTGATTCCCAGAGGATGGGACTTCGGACTTCGGACTTCGGACTTCGGGATTCCCAGTGCTTGAAAACGCTCTCGCGGTATGCGAATTGGCATTCTGCTTTGGCGAGCGTCTTCCACTCGCCATCGAAGACCGTCACGGACTCTACGAAGGAATCGAGCCAGATGCCCTTGGGCCCCTGCCCCGCGTTGCCCACCAGCGCGCCGCCGAGCGTCCCCGGTATTCCCGTAAGTGCGGAGAGGTCCAAGTTATGATCGGCCAATCGGTTGATGAGCGTCGCCAGACTTATTCCCGTTTCCGCATGAATAGCTGGTATCTGGTTCCTGGTATCTGGTTCCTGTATGACGAGGTTGTCCGCGGTGATGCGGACGATGAGTGCGTTGATCGTTCCATCTGCGAACACGGTGTTGGCGCCGGCGCCCAGCACGATGAGCGGCACGTTCTTCTCCCGGGAGAACTTCCACGCCTCCTCTACGTCGTCCTTGGTCTTGAGCTCCGCGTAGTAGCGCGCAGAGCCGCCGATCTTCATCGTCGTCTTGGGGCCGAGGGGGATGAGTTCCTGGATGGTCATTGAACCTTCGGCGGAGACCTACCCGAGTGTGCTGTTTCCTGGAATGCGGGAAGCTTCTTGAAGTTTCGCCCTCTCTTCCTCCTGTACTTCGTTGAGAACGGGAAAGACGTTTCGGTAATCCTCCTCGGCAGGCACGCCGCCGTGCTGACGCGCAGATGCTTGACGGCTCAAAAAGTCAGCATGTTTTCTCCTTGATTCCGCAAGCAATGTTCTCCTCTGCTCCATAGAGAGATGGTAGCACGGCTGGCACTAGGAGGCGAGAATGGAGGCTGCCTTTCGTATCCTCTCCAACACCGCCTTCCTCCCCCGCTCCTCCGCGATCGCCGCGGCCACTTCCGTAGCGCCGGGACTGTAGGCGCGGCCTGTGAGCGCCACACGCAGCGGCCAGAGCAGCTGCCCCAGCTTCATGCCCGTTTCCTTCGCCTTCCCCTGGAATGCGGCGAGCAAGCGCTCGTGCGTCCATTCCTTTTCGGGGACGTCTTTCAGTGTCTCTTCGATGATCTCGAATGCGCGCGGGAGGATCTCCCTCGTCACCTTCTGCTTCTCATTCGCGAGCAGCTCCATCGTCACCTCCGGTTCCGCGTAAAAGAAGCCGAGCATCTCCGGCGCCTCCGCGAAGAAGGTGATGCGTTCCCGGATGAGCGCGGCTTTCTTCATGAACGTCTTGTCCTCCGCCGCGTCCGGGTACTTCTCCGCCACCGGGGGGCGTACCCTCTCCGCGAATTCCTCGAGCGGGATCTTGCGCATCCACTGCCCTTGCAGCCAATCGAGCTTTTCGGTGTCGAACACCGCCCCCGCCTTCTGCACGCGCTCCAGCGAGAACGCGGCGGTGAGTTCCGGGAGCGAGAATATTTCCTGCGTGGTCCCGGGGTTCCACCCCAGGAGCGCGAGGAAGTTGAGGAGCGCTTCCGGCAGGTAGCCCTTTTGGATGTACTCCTCCACGGCCACTGCGTTCTGGCGCTTGCTCAGTTTGGTGCGGTCCTTATTAAGGAGGAGCGGCACGTGCGCGTAGGCGGGCGGCTGCCACCCCAGGAACTCGAAGAGGAGGAGGTGCTTGGGGAGGGAACTCAGCCATTCCTCGCCGCGCACCACCATGTCGATCCCCATCAAATGGTCATCCACGGCGTGTGCCAGGTGGTAGGTGGGGAAGCCGTCGCTCTTGAGGAGCACCTGGTCATCCACCGTGTGCCCCTGGAAACGCACCGTGCCGCGAATCTTGTCCTCGAAGGCGATGAGCCGCTCGCGCGGCACCTTCATACGGATCACATGCGGCTCGCCGGCGTCCAGCCTCCTCTTTACTTCCTCCGGTGCCAGCGCCAAACAGGTGCGGTCGTACATGGGCGCCTGCTTGGCGGCTTCCTGCCGCTT
This region includes:
- the ssb gene encoding single-stranded DNA-binding protein, which produces MFSFNRVSIIGYQTQPLTVRQTPSGTSVTDLNLVVPYTFRAESGEILEGKGFHTVTLWGPMADVAGRYLKAGSQVFISGRLQTDSWDDEKTGEKRSKTKIIGLDMIMLDPKDGLHPHDGPASLRAALNRAEVIGNVTRDPEIRTTTGGQQVLTLGVATNEKWKDKGSGEMRERTEFHNVVIWGALAQEVAKMLKKGNKAYVCGRVQTRSWETKDGQKRYTTEIVADQVNMLGTRHPLADTSISTEVAAGGVRAAAPASAAAAADSPSVDVPEVAYASEIKVEDLPF
- the murB gene encoding UDP-N-acetylmuramate dehydrogenase; amino-acid sequence: MTIQELIPLGPKTTMKIGGSARYYAELKTKDDVEEAWKFSREKNVPLIVLGAGANTVFADGTINALIVRITADNLVIQEPDTRNQIPAIHAETGISLATLINRLADHNLDLSALTGIPGTLGGALVGNAGQGPKGIWLDSFVESVTVFDGEWKTLAKAECQFAYRESVFKHWESRSPKSEVRSPILWESTLTLPSRPAAEIKADINALLKKRIETQPHRLTAGSCFKAVEGTPAWQLIDKAALKGLKVGGVQISDKHANFLINAGGGTFTDLTALIKTVRGKVPALQGIEMRLIGEDGGIVQL
- the gltX gene encoding glutamate--tRNA ligase is translated as MRTRFAPSPTGFLHVGGLRTCLFSWLLARQTKGTFLLRIEDTDQERSVPGAVENILRALRWAGLEPDEGVMMAEGKVVQEGEKGPYVQSERMAQGLYKKYAEELVQNGHAYPCFCTSERLEQMRKRQEAAKQAPMYDRTCLALAPEEVKRRLDAGEPHVIRMKVPRERLIAFEDKIRGTVRFQGHTVDDQVLLKSDGFPTYHLAHAVDDHLMGIDMVVRGEEWLSSLPKHLLLFEFLGWQPPAYAHVPLLLNKDRTKLSKRQNAVAVEEYIQKGYLPEALLNFLALLGWNPGTTQEIFSLPELTAAFSLERVQKAGAVFDTEKLDWLQGQWMRKIPLEEFAERVRPPVAEKYPDAAEDKTFMKKAALIRERITFFAEAPEMLGFFYAEPEVTMELLANEKQKVTREILPRAFEIIEETLKDVPEKEWTHERLLAAFQGKAKETGMKLGQLLWPLRVALTGRAYSPGATEVAAAIAEERGRKAVLERIRKAASILAS